From the genome of Anas acuta chromosome 29, bAnaAcu1.1, whole genome shotgun sequence:
ACActttgcaggaaaagaaaaacaagccttTCAAAGAAGAACCCGAGCTCCCCCCAAAACAGAGTCACAGAAACATCTAACTCCTAGCTGGCTTATCGATGACTTACATGCAACTCCAGAGGTCTGTTGATGTTTTACACTACTAATTAGGGAAGGGAATATATATGAAGTGAAACAGCCTAAGGTTTGCAATACCCACTGCGAGCTTACCAGATTTCTGCACGAAGTTGTGGAATTACATTACAGCCAgtggaaaatacattaaagattTACAGGACTGCTGAGCAATAGCATGATGCAAGAGCATCACCTTGTGACagacaacagcaagaaaaacaacaacaactaccTCATCTGTCACTGGAAGGAGACTGTggaaacaaagggattaaaggCCCTTCCTTATGCAGATTTCTTTGATGCGTTTTCTGGGAAACAAGCAGGAGCTTTAATTGCAAGCCTGATACTAAAACATAAATGAAGGATTGTTTCTGTCTGCCACTAATGTACACCAAAAGAATAGCCATGCAGGCTGTCCATCGCTCAGGAAAGAAATGTATGcagtaaaatcaaaataaattaaataataatcaaCTATAACCACATTTTCAGCACACTCTTTCTACAGAAACAAGTGGCTAACACCAGAACTACCTCACCAAGCCTGCTGGGGCAAGAAGGAATCTCATTATACGATGATTAGCTATAAGCCATTTAGCCAGGGTTTTACCTCTCCAGAAACCTCAGACCTATTTTAGGCTCTACAGAGTCACGACTCAAGGGTAGGACAAAAGTGCCGTAAGAAATCAAAAGCAGCAATGATGACTAAGCCAGATactcagaaattaattttacttcaaGAGACCATGCCTCAACTGTAACTATTTCCAAAACTTCTCAAGTCAAGAGAAGCAAACAACCCTCTGAGTCGTTCAGATACCAGCTGACTCTGCTCCAGCTAATGAGCATTGTCATCACTTTGCAGTAAGAGGAGAGGGGCCAGCTGTGCGTCAAGATTCTAGCCGCTTTTCACACTCTCTCAACTGACTGTTGAGAggtttcttcatatttttgattCAAAGTACTGCTCCAAATGATACTTAGGTTGTCTGCAACTTCAGGCTGCCTTGAGGGGACAGGCTGTACTGCTTGCAAGAAGTCTAGGTACAAAGGCTTTGCTTAAGGGCTTGGAAGAACAAACAAGACCTTACACCTCAAGGTGCTTACCAAAAAGGATAAATGCCCAACCGTGTAACAATGAATACGACACCAAAGAGCATGAAGAAGGCATCACACAGACGCTGGTACTTGGCATAATTGGCTAGCTTTGCAGcctaaaaaaggaaagaaacatgaGAGTGTTATTCCCTTCATGCAATCATGCAATTACCAGGCTGTAGAGCTCCAAAACCCTCAAGCCATCACATTTGTAAGGACTTAGGAATATTTAGGGATTATTCTCAGCAGTTATGAGGAAAAGCTGACAAGGCAGGATCAGCAACACAGGTTTTACGGCATATTTAATGCTGTTTTAGCAAGAACAGGAAAGTCAGCTTGCTCCCCTGAGACCACGCTAGCGTTAGGTAAAGATCTGAAAGGAAACTCACCTCTAAGAGGAAATCGGATGCATCATGGAGACACAGCACCAGCGTTCCAACCCGCACCATATTATTCATGTAAGAGAATGTAATGAGTCCAATTGTAGCCAAGTGATGGACGAACATGATCAGGAAGtcctggaaacagaaaaaagaattcAGAGCCTTTGGCTGTCAAACGAATGCAGATGTTTAGAGCAGAGCCACCAAACTGACTAGCTGGGGTCAGAGGATTACTTCAGTTCAGTTCAGACTTGACTCCACTTCACGTAAAGCCCAGCTCATCACACAACATCCGTCATGATCGCTGGAGGTTCCAGAAAGGTCTCTCCCAGCACCTGTGCTTCTGTAAGGCTGTAATTCTGCACACAGAAGTACAGCAGTCTTTGGCACATACTTGCAAGATCAAGATACGTATGGCTGCAGAATCCTCTCAAAAGATTGATAGGACAACATATGGTCCTTATTTTTGGCTCCTTTTGGTTTTGCAGTCATATTGCCAGTCCTTTCAGCTCTTGGCACAAACTGTAAGCACGCTGCTGCTACTGTTGTCAGCACGTAAAAACCTGCCAGAGCATAGCAGGCATAGAACACAAGATAATCCAACAGCAAGAGCTAGGCCACTCCAGTAAAAAAGTTTTCACAATGCACGTACATTACATTCAAGGCTGTGTTCCAGTTCAGTCCCCTGGGTACAACACTAACACACCACCTCAGTGTACCTTACCATGAGGAATGTAATACACAGAGCACAAAACTAAATATCACAAACAAATTATATCAGAGATGCTGTTAATCACACTCTTTCTGCATCTACTCTATATTTTGGAGCTAATATTCCAGtacagggaagaaagaaaaaaaacaacaacttatTTTTGAACAGTTAATACAAGAATTGGGATAGTTTGTTACTTTGCAGTTTGTATAACAGAAGCAATAAactctgatttattttgaaCTGTTTTCCAACAGCAACAATAAGCCAAATCCTAGAACGCAATACAACGGAATTAGATTCCAGCAATCATGACCAGTCATCATTCTGCTacagacacagaagaaaaattactttcaaaaaaagaaTGCATTATTGCTTTAGTGTTTGCCATTTTCTCATCCTGCTCAGCAAGGTAATGCTttgagcattttattttcctgctttcttgcAAGCCTTctaattaaatcttttttttttccccccctctctcAATGATTTGCTGACTGTTTATTAGGAGGTATTGACTGATTCTGTTCTTTCCCCTGGAAGGTGAAAGGGACTCTCGAGGCTACACCAGGTTGCATAGCAGGCTtgctcctccctttcccccaggACTGGGTAGTGATTACAGAAGGAGGTAGGCTACGCAGAGATGTGAACGAGGAAGAAAATTCAGTTATTACTATGCTTCAGCTCTACGGGCCAAGCACACTCATAATTTTTGTTAGTCTTGTCTATTTAGCAAAGTGGTTAGTGCAATTCTGGTTAATCTCACCTTCCGTTTAATGTCTGTAAACTGAGAAAACATGAGAGACCAATAGAAGGCCAGCTCCAAGATATAGTAATAATAAAGCCTGGATGTTAgaggctggaaaacaaacaaacatagcACAGTTAGAAgacaaaatacttcaaaatttacattaaaatccactttttccttccttcccatcccactCTGTTCCTTCAGAATGCTGAGGCGTAAGTTAAGAGATCCAGAATTAAGGTTTAGTAAAAACGAGCTGAAGCAACAGCCATCTTCCTCTAGGCTTATTCACACAAGCAAACATTTGTGTTTGACAGCAGAATCTTACTCCTTTTGAATAAAGTTCAATGTTTACAAATCATACTGCAGCCTCTTGGATTAGGAAAGCCAGGCACTGAACCAAACTGGTTGGCCTCTATACAATCGTACTTGCtgcataattaaaataacactgTAAATAAGTTACTTTTAATAACCTCAGCAGCAAGTAAACACAAAATGAGTATGAACTGAGTCTGTTCCATCTGAGGAAACGCTGCTCTTAACAAACCTAACCACGATCTGAAGGGCAAATGCCATCTTTGTACCTACAGAAAGGGATGGCCACTCACTAACTAGAAAGCTTACCAGGTTGCAGCCTGTGCAGCATGCACAGAATGAGAAGCAGCCACATCTAACGAGTTTCAATTTGCTGTCATTAACAAAAATACGAACTGAAATTGTGAAGATCTGGATCCAGTAAGTGTTTACGTCCTACCTGAAAAGGATAGTTGTACCAGCACTGTCGTGTGTCCCAGAACCAGGGTGccttaaaggaaaaagacaagttCTTATTCtgcattgttttgttgttgttaccgTTTTTTAATTCACTGCCATCTAAGGCAATTGACCACTACAATTCTGTTTCACATCAATTGTATCTCCATTCTACCATCCAAGCTAAGTTTATTGTAAAAACAtcataatgatttaaaatattctttgggCACCCAAAGGCAAGCTATAATGCAATGGAAATTCAAAGAATAAGCATACAGCTCTAATAATAATGACCCAAAGAGATGAATCTGTATCcctgcaggaaggaaaagagattaGCAAGAAAATAAGCAGTTTTCCACACCAAGAAAGCAGGGCTGTTCTGTTCTGGTGTAACGCAACAAAGAGGTTTCTAATATTTCCATAATGACAGATTTGTTTACAACCAGGATCTCAAATAAGGGAACACAAAGATGACTATCACCACTAAACTCCCCTTGTTTTAAGCTAGGCGCAAACACACAAGGAACACTGGTAAGCAAACCCTGAAATTTCAGCAAGACGGCCAAAATCCAGTAGCACATCACACAGAAGAATATGGAGGGAGAGGTGTGAAAGATCTACTCACCGTCCAGAGAAACCTGActccataaaaaaatatacttaaataaaatgtaaatctccacctggaaaaagaagcagaaaatgaaatgtatgaAATAGAAATAGCTTCTGGTTAACATTTGTAACAAAAATTGGAACAAACTGTGACAAAAACAATTCTGACACCTAACATTCACCCACCAATCAGTAATCCTCCACTTGTAAACATTTTGTGCAAGGATAAACCTATTTATGAGTTTTCAAACCAGACTAGTTTGTATCAACAGCCAAGTCCAGAGTGATCATGCATCTTTCATAACAAATCAATATAACAACAAGAAAAGTCATATTATCCAGAAGGTATCCTAATAACTGTATTTGTCCCTCTTACCTTGTGGCTTTAAGTAGACAAAACCATACTGGGGGGAAGAATTAATATGAAGAAAGTtactggaaaggaaagaaaccagcacagaagaaataagtcaggaaaaaatgttcagatGCTACTACGCTAACAGGGGTAACTATAAGCattcagaaggaaacaaagaacaaaagaatgaattgaaatgaaaagaacagGAATTCAAGAAGTGTCTGTACACACACCATTGTTCAAGCCATAAATACTGGGAAAAATACTGGTCTACAACGTAAGTGTGCAGACAGCAGACTTGTCTTTGGTATAATTACTGGAGTTGTGCACACgcatgtatgcacacacacacactgaagtGTTACCGTCTGCATTATGGACCTGGTGTGCTATGAAAAGCTGCTTATCACAGACAGGAATGATTCCTCTACAGGTGTTCTGGGCTTTGGTGCACACATACAAAGTATTTGAGAAAAATCAATCCTAAAAAGCCCTCCTAATGTCTTGCAATGGCCTATGTGAGTATTTATCTTCCACCAGCCAACCCCAAGACACTAGTTTAAGTTAGCAGCTGACAATTTCAGTTAGAAAAGAGAACATACAGCTGGAGCTTTAAGATGAAGGCACATCTTGGCCTCTGCACAAACATACATGCTCTCACAAAATTTAGTGAGGGTGGTGGGTTTGTCCTGGTTCCTCCGATGACGAAACCAGCGCTGGATCTTTCGAACATCCCAGTCTAGCTGCTTTGACAAGCCTTCTAACCTTTTTCCATCTGgagactgaaggaaaatgaaacaagtgTCATTTCTCCTACTTCTCAATCTGTGTGCAGTCTGAAAACCCTTCTGTACTATGACAGACACgatacacagagaaaaaaaacacactacaaAGGCACTACATATGGactataacattttaaaagcaagaacCTGT
Proteins encoded in this window:
- the CERS5 gene encoding ceramide synthase 5 isoform X1, with product MFERSSAGFVIGGTRTNPPPSLNFVRALWFCLLKATRWRFTFYLSIFFYGVRFLWTAPWFWDTRQCWYNYPFQPLTSRLYYYYILELAFYWSLMFSQFTDIKRKDFLIMFVHHLATIGLITFSYMNNMVRVGTLVLCLHDASDFLLEAAKLANYAKYQRLCDAFFMLFGVVFIVTRLGIYPFWILNTTLFESWELIGPYPSWWLFNGLLVTLQVLHIIWSYLIIRTAYKALMRGKVSKDDRSDVESSSEEEDVTSNSTKGVFSTSSNGSNRVNGHVASGQWTEEE